The Molothrus ater isolate BHLD 08-10-18 breed brown headed cowbird chromosome 1, BPBGC_Mater_1.1, whole genome shotgun sequence genome includes a window with the following:
- the BMI1 gene encoding polycomb complex protein BMI-1 isoform X2, with protein sequence MELSPYAQGGWRLLGDPRRFPRRPFAALLRAAFRSLLDDPQAALDDPDLKDIDPTVLKHCHAAAAMCILEAGKQKADISAISTCLEDCKLDKERIEQFCTEYQKNKDALEILLGSIGRSPLHITDVSWRLEYQIKNNQLHKTYQPSYLVTLNVENSDSGSHPDVSFSCTMEQLQDLVGKLKDAAKSLERATQM encoded by the exons ATGGAGCTGTCGCCGTACGCGCAGGGCGGGTGGCGGCTGCTGGGCGACCCCCGCCGCTTCCCCCGCCGCCCGTTCGCCGCCCTCCTCCGCGCCGCCTTCCGCAGCCTCCTGGATGACCCGCAGGCCGCGTTGG aCGATCCAGACCTGAAAGATATTGACCCTACAGTATTAAAACATTGCCATGCTGCGGCTGCAATGTGTATTCTGGaggcagggaagcagaaagCTGACATATCTGCTATAAG CACGTGCCTAGAAGACTGCAAACTGGATAAAGAGAGAATAGAACAATTTTGCACCGAATATCAG aaaaacaaggatgCATTGGAAATCCTATTGGGAAG CATAGGCAGATCTCCTCTCCATATAACTGATGTGTCTTGGCGCTTGGAGTATCAGATCAAG AACAATCAACTTCATAAAACTTATCAGCCTTCCTATTTGGTGACCTTAAATGTAGAG aacAGTGATTCAGGATCACACCCAGATGTTAGTTTTAGTTGTACAATGGAGCAATTACAG GACTTAGTGGGAAAGCTAAAAGATGCTGCAAAAAGCCTAGAACGAGCGACTCAGATGTGA